The nucleotide window ATCATTCCCAAAAATCTCTTGTATTTTCGCCATTATAATATTACTTAGCCTCTGACCaacctcttctcccttttcttcATCCATGCTTCTGCTCCTCTTGCTTCCTGAAAGGTTCTGTGCCGCGTCCACGTCAGACTCAGTTATCACCAAGCAGTGATCCTTCACGACCTTACTCTTACCCTTACGCGAAGAAGAACGACAGGGTGCTTCTGCCATTAGAGATTTGTGTTAACACATGCACTTAGAACCCACTCTTGATGATAATAATATGCGTGTGTTTTTCTACAGCCCAACAAATAAGCATCGTATTATTATGTACTTTAGCATTTAGCGTGTTTTCTGGGTTGTGTTGTGTGAGTTTTGATTTAGAAAAGAACGAGACCAGCTGGATAGAAACTACGAGGTTGGTTCTATGAAGCTGACAATCttatattattcattatttatttaatgcatGAATCAGAATCGTCCAATGTTTCCGTACTTTTCAAAAACGAGTCGTGACCGTTGGATTGATCTTTGTGATCTCATCTTTGACTTATTGGTCGGCAATCCAACGGGAACTATAATTAGAAAAACCTTCTTTTAGGTAATAATGCACTAAAGGTCCTAAACAGTTTAGGactttactgttttttttcctGGTATTCTTAGGACATTAAAtacgaaattaaaaaaaaaaagaatttttttattaaaatacataaaattatattatatatatatatatattcttataatttctaccataaatattttttattttttaacttatattttaagaatactGTTAGTCATATCTTGTTTTTATCATTACTCAGAAGTTGAATGATAGAGTAGACGTGGTATATCAGCTTGAGTTGAGTTGACCCAAGTCATGGATCAGCCGCATTTGGCTAATTCGCTGCCCGTGTAGAAATTGGAACACACCTTGATAGAGATACGTGGAATTTACTAttcaaatgattttctttttctaaacaatattttttttgtttttgtttttatcaggAAAGAGTCCACTTTCTGAAACTCTTGGGAAAACTTCAAATTTGTTCAAGTTCTTTtgaccaataataataatgacgaTTTTGCCTAATAAAACATGTTTGactgttttctctttttccaaacTCCTAATTAAACACTTCAATGATTTTGCctcttatatataatttagactctttcattttatattaattaataaaataaatatttaataatataacataaaCTATTCCAATAAACGAACTTTATAAAAATGATTACCAAGAATTCTTCTATCCGcgtcattcatttcatttttctctctttcttaagTTTCTAAAAGGGTAAGTTAATTACGTGCCGAAAAACTTTCCCagagtatttttgtttttggaaaGGAAGGGGAGAAAAAGGGgggaaaaaaaagtggaagagtTGATTCAAGGACACAATTTGTGAGGTTTTGGTTGTCTGAACCTTTATTTGACTAAGTAAActtgttttctttattaaaattaatcaaacattaattttatcaacaGGGCTCTCccaatttttttggtttttctttctctcacgCGCTTTCCTTGAGATTAAAGCATTAGTTAACTTATGCAAGTCAAGAAACTTGGAACGTGGAAGCAAAGCAATTGTGTAAATTATCACCTCACGATTTCTCAACTCTTACTTAGAAGTGTTTGTTTTACTTTAGACCATATATATCTTTTACCGAAAGTAACTATGTTGGAATTAAATAgaattattataagaaaaaaaggttATTTTTCAAAGTTATTTAACGTGACTGTATATCTAAAATTCGACTTCAATTAATTCATGTGCTTAATGATTATACAAAAAATGctatgcaacaccaaaaaaaaaaaaaaagattgtgtACGTGTTATAGAACAGAACATACAACACACACAAAGCTCACATGCACTAggtaaattaaatattgtttgCAAGGGACTGATACCATCATGTGCATTCAACAAAggccataaaaaaaaacataacattcACCATTCCCTAATGCAATTCGTTCCAGAGCTAAATAAAAGTGGCCATGTTTGGTTAAATTgacagagaaaaaataattgaataagtttttaaaatgatcGATTTTTCAGCTATAGATATTACTTTTTAGCAGATACCAAAACTACGTACCATAGACCACAGTGCCATCCCAATTAGATTTACTGAAACTGAAAACCATCCGATGCTCATACTCTGCCCTGGCTCACACACACcaacctttttttccttttcttttcagatAAAAACTCGCACCTTCTCCTTGGCCATTGAGACTgctaaacaaaaaatcaataattgacataaaattagtcattatataaaaaattaaccagTAAGTAGTTTGATATCATCTCAATaagaagaaatttaaattattttgcatTTAATGTAAATTACGTTGTATTATATGAAGAATAGtttcaacaaagaaaaaatgtgaATATTCTAAAAGGTGAAAGTCTCACATTACTGTTTTATACTTATAAAGAAGATAATAGTGGCATGGACTTATGCAAATGAGATTGGATCAAGTGCACTTGGTATGGGGCAAACCTTCCAACCCCCCCACCCCCCTCAATAATGGATCTTGTGGACTTTATGTTGAATTTAATTATCATGTCTACCAATAACAGTAACCTCCACATATGCTAAAAAATACTAGTAATACATACAATTTTTCAGTAATTAGTCATTATTTTCTGACTCcacattttggaaaataaaaatgggTGAGCCAGCAAATTTTAGGCCAGGCTGTTgggaaaatatttcaaaaacagTACGAATGCTCACTGATTTAACTCAGAATCCTCGTTTTAGCCATTTTAGCCCTTTCTTTTTATCCTGGCACAAGTTATCCGATAAATGAGTAACCGACAAAATAGTATTCAGAGTTGAGCTCAAGCACATTTCTCTCCcataaaaaaagaggaaaataatCACAGGAACTTGGCACTAAATGGATCGTGTCATCTGAATTCCAATGTCAAGAGAAAATAGGCTATGCTATGTCATtgtaaaaacaactttaaataactttccactttaataataaatcagcaagtataataaaattattaatttatgatataaaactatttcatactttaaatatattaaaagtgaGCAGCCAGGACATTTCATTATTAGAATTGCTTTCTCGCAGTGAAGAATTTTGCTAACCTTTTCGTGACTTTCATGGAGTTTCAGTAAAGccttaatttttgtttacataaggaccttgattttccttcttagaAGTTATTAGCAAATCTAATAATTGTGCCAATGGTGATGACCAGATCTTGAATTTGAAATAGTCAAATAGCTATCCCTCGGTTTGCAATAACGTTACTATTTTTAGTGGTGGGGTTGACCAGGAAAagatacaaaataaatttgaaaaagcaACTTGCAGGAACAAACTCCATAACACATGTTTCTTCTGCCAACCAAGCATTCAATAATTGAATTTCCCAAAAGGTTCCCGagtgttaaataataaaaacacaaaaacacatcTGAGGAACAAGAACATCCATAGTTTTGACGGTATTACAAATGAAGATAGCCCATGTCCCAAAAGGTtttaaacaagaacaagaaccaTACCTTAAAATATGACAACTAATTTCTTGAGACTGAGGATCCCCCATTATGAAGAGGGAATAATTTATCATTCAATGCCTCTTTCTTATAATACATGAAACTGTAAAGAGAATAACACTAAAACCCACAGAAAatataatcaaagaataaatgaaaaacCCCTATTACAAGGTAACAATGTGTCAGCCCCCTCCCCTTCCTCTCTTTAATCTCTACACACCCGAAAAATAAAACTTCCATCCGAAAATTCGTGCAACTTTGTGAAGCATGATGTGCTACATTCTTCAACATGACTGCAGTGTAGCTGAAAAATAACTAACCTTCTTCTTCAGCTTTTCTTTATTCAAGACTCGTCACAATTCAATCCACAAATTTCTAACACGGGGCCGTCTCTTGACACAAACGGGTTAATTCTGACCCACATGAGAGTCAAGATGGAGGCCAGAAGGATTGACCAAACCAATATAATGGTTGGCATTCTATCTTGTTTTCCAAGCAACCCCTTCAAGAAGGGGTAGAGATGGAGGATCACCCACAATGCAAAGAACAATCTACCAAAGAGAGGTCCCCATGAATCATAACCATTGTTGATGGCATCTGAGACCCCAACAACCACCCCAACAATATTCATGATTAGTAGGGTCATTGGAGGGATCAAGAGTGATGTCCACTTGAAGATGTAGAGTTCTGAGAATTCTCCATCATCTGCTGCTTTTGACGTCACAGTGAAGTTTGTGTTCACACCAGCCAAGACCTTCAGTAAACCCTGAAATAGGGCAAAAAGATGAGAAGATACACCTCCGATCACCCAAAACTGTTCGTTCCTCCACCAGTCGTCTATGCTAACACCGCCCCATTGCATCTCAAGGATGCCAGTTGCTGCAATGGATATGAAGAGGGCCATGAACACAATACTGGCATAGTTGCTAATCTGCATTTGAGACAGAAATTTGGATGTTAGTAACCTAACAAGTCTATACCTATCGCTTTTATTATTTGAAGTAAAATCCAACTGTTTAAAATTACAGGAACACAAATGACGCAGTAATATGCAATGCCAATAACCTCCAAAATAGTTTCAAGATGGCAAGGTCACAGATACGAGTATTGAGATGCTCCAAAATCATTTTCATTCTAGTTTTCCCACATGTAGCATTATGAATTTAGCTTCTGTATGGTGAGTGCACATCAAAAGGGAAAATCCAGCTTTATAACCATTGATTATAAAATCAAAGGCTTAGATTATAAaatctactctactctagattTTCCAACAACCCCTCGCTATTCCCTCTAAAGTTCACCTACACTTCAGAGGAGCTAGATCCTAGCCTTAATCTCAACAATCCAAATACTACATTTTCGTTTGTTTTAATTCCCTAGTTGGGCAAGGAAAAATACGAAAGTGATTTCTTCACTGACAGACAAATAGATTTTCCAGTCAGAAGACATATAAGCATACCTCAGGTACAATAAATTTTCCAGTCAGAAGGCATATGGCTGGTAAAGTACAGTAGACAAGCAGTGGGAGGGAAGTCCAGGGATATACAACTGAGTTAATGTAGGAAAATCGTTCCAACCATTTCAACCCACCACCATAACCATACCAGATTGGACAATGTCTGCTGAAAAAAATCTCAACAGACCCAAGAGCCCACCGAAGAACTTGATGCAGACGATCTGAAAGGTTGATAGGCGCAGACCCCTTGAATGCAGGCCGCTTAGGAATGCAATACACAGACCGCCAACCATGGCAATGCATTTTAAATCCAGTCAAGATATCCTCTGTCACAGAACCATATATCCACCCAACCTGGTAGCAAGCCAACGATTATGAGCAAGAGAAGAAATATAAGAATGAGAAgactaatttttcaaaaagaatttacaaaacaaatttcTTTCTATGATACTTACTTCTTTTCCCCATTCAGTTTTGTCTTCATAACCACAACTGATGACTTGGATGGCTTCTTTTAAAAGTGATGCAGGACTCACGCCCTGTGGAACTCCACCATTATCCAAGAGTGTGGAGGCCACAAATACTGGAGACTGTCCAAACCTCTTCTCCAACTTTGTTTGAGTCAGATTGGATGTCTTCTCATTGTTGGTTCCTGGAAAAGATTTAGTATTATTATCAAGGAAATTTCTCACAGTATGTATTTTGATTTGTAAGGATAGCCACATCATACAAAATCCTAACCTTCATTCCCTGCCTCAATATTTTCAAGTGCATGTATCTGCTTTGATGCTTCACTGTGCTTCACCTTcctctttttctccttcttagTGTTggcattctttttctttctagaGCCACAACATAGGCAGCACCACTTTGGCCAACAGTTACAAGTTTTGCTCGGTGGTTTCTTCTTGGCAGGTGCATCATATCCATAAAGTGCATACCTTCTGAAAACACATCCCGTTCCGACATATATTGGACCTTGTATCCCATCCAATCCTTTCATGTTAATCTGTTTTCAATTGGGGAGTTAGAAGCTGTCATACTAAAGAACCAAAAGAAAAGCAGTCAAACAAGCAAAGAAAATTGGAAGAGAAAACTTACATCGAAAAATACCACATTTCTGTTTGAATATCTATCATGTCTATCAATTCCATCAAATCTCTGAGGAAATTGCACATAGCAAACCTTTTTCCCAAGTTGAGGGTCCATCATAAAACACATAGCTTCTCTAAGTGCCTTGCTATTGTTAATGTAGTGATCACAATCAACATTCAGAAGATACGGTGCATTTGTGATAATTGCTGATGCCCGCACCTTCACATATTTAATATCATTACAAAAACAAGTTATTTAAGGTCAATGGAACATCATCTGAAGCTGAACCAAAATAAAAGTGAATTGATACTTACCAGAGCATTCATTGCACCAGCCTTTTTGTGGTGATCAAACCCTGGCCTCTTTTCTCTAGAAACATAGACCAAGCGGGGTAGCTCATTTCCTTCAACATCACGCACACCATCCTGACCAAGGAAGACCtgtaaaatacaaaaagaatttTAGCATTTCTAACTCAGAAGACAGTGAAATGTGTTGACTAGGATCCAAATTCTCTAGCTAAAGCAGAAAGGTGGCATGAGCAGGTCTACTTGCAATGCAAGATTGCTTACATTCTATAATGCAAATTAGTTTGAACATCAGGCAAAGGAATGTATATATACAGGGGAAACAAATATCAACCAGACAACCTTTCAAAAGCCAAGAAAACccaaattcttcttgatttaacagaaaacaaaataaagggcaaaaagttttcaaaatcatCCATGAGATGCCCAACAATATCATATGCAAACACTATTTTCGATGTTTGTTAAACTGATATATCTTCTTACCTGAATCATGCCAGGATGATCCCTCACATTATTTCCAGGCCAAGGAGTCCCATCTTGCATGGTCCATCCATCCTCAGGAACCTTTTGTGCTGTTGCCACCAAACTGTTAATCCTCaccttaaattcttcataatcCCTCTGTAACAGCCAAAATGAAAAAGACCATTAGCAGAGTCAAATGGTTGCATCTTTTAGCACAAGAAGcaaattacttaaaaagaaaaagttgacaCCTTCATTGCTCTCCTTTCCCTGACAAATGCAGGG belongs to Glycine soja cultivar W05 chromosome 5, ASM419377v2, whole genome shotgun sequence and includes:
- the LOC114413192 gene encoding cellulose synthase A catalytic subunit 6 [UDP-forming]-like; this translates as MHTGGRLVAGSHNRNEFVLINADDNGRIKSVRELSGQICQICGDEIEITVDGEPFVACNECAFPVCRPCYEYERREGIQACPQCNTRYKRIKGSPRVEGDEEEDDTDDLDNEFDYGDVDALGPQPMSESLYSGRPNTGRGANNGSGMATNLEHGSAPQNSDIPLLTYGEEDPEISSNSHALIVPSHMNHGNRVHPMPYNDPSIPLQPRPMAPKKDIAVYGYGSVAWKDRMEEWKKRQSDKLQVVKHEGSNDGNFGDDFEDSDLPMMDEGRQPLSRKLPIPSSKINPYRMIIVLRLVVLGLFFHYRILHPVNDAYGLWLTSVICEIWFAVSWIMDQFPKWYPIQRETYLDRLSLRYEKEGKPSELSSVDVFVSTVDPMKEPPLITANTVLSILAVDYPVDKVACYVSDDGAAMLTFEALSETSEFARRWVPFCKKYNIEPRAPEWYFGQKMDYLKNKVHPAFVRERRAMKRDYEEFKVRINSLVATAQKVPEDGWTMQDGTPWPGNNVRDHPGMIQVFLGQDGVRDVEGNELPRLVYVSREKRPGFDHHKKAGAMNALVRASAIITNAPYLLNVDCDHYINNSKALREAMCFMMDPQLGKKVCYVQFPQRFDGIDRHDRYSNRNVVFFDINMKGLDGIQGPIYVGTGCVFRRYALYGYDAPAKKKPPSKTCNCWPKWCCLCCGSRKKKNANTKKEKKRKVKHSEASKQIHALENIEAGNEGTNNEKTSNLTQTKLEKRFGQSPVFVASTLLDNGGVPQGVSPASLLKEAIQVISCGYEDKTEWGKEVGWIYGSVTEDILTGFKMHCHGWRSVYCIPKRPAFKGSAPINLSDRLHQVLRWALGSVEIFFSRHCPIWYGYGGGLKWLERFSYINSVVYPWTSLPLLVYCTLPAICLLTGKFIVPEISNYASIVFMALFISIAATGILEMQWGGVSIDDWWRNEQFWVIGGVSSHLFALFQGLLKVLAGVNTNFTVTSKAADDGEFSELYIFKWTSLLIPPMTLLIMNIVGVVVGVSDAINNGYDSWGPLFGRLFFALWVILHLYPFLKGLLGKQDRMPTIILVWSILLASILTLMWVRINPFVSRDGPVLEICGLNCDES